The Dyadobacter sandarakinus DNA window CTCATTAAAGATTCTTGGCGCGGCAGCTTGGCAGTTTCTGCAAGTCCTATATTGCTAACTGACGTCCCGGACACGTAGGCGATGTACTTAATGGGCAGATCCTTGATTTTTCGAATCTTACGCAGTGTTAATCCGATGTTCATGCTGCTTCTATTTGCTTGGTTTCCCTGGTGTCGAGTTCCGGTTTATTCCGCTGGGTGTGAGCCAAAAACAATGCATTGCACTGGATATGGGCGAAGTGGGGCAGTCCTGTCTCCTGATCGTTGTCTTCTCCGGATAGGTAGGCAAACGTGTGGCGTAGCAGGCTCTCGCAGATTTGAGTAGTTGGAAAGCCTTTTCTCCAGTTTTCTTTTCCGTAGCGGCCGGCTCCGTATTGAAGCACTTTTACCATGTCTTCCAGTGAGGCGAAGTCAACCAGCGACCATTGGGGCTTGTCGGAGTTCAGGCGAATACCTTGATTCTCAGGTTTTTCAATCTCGCAAAGCATAGATTTAAAGCCTGGATGATTTGGGTTTTCAGGCCCGAATTGAAAGTCAGATTGCTTAGTAAAATGATTGATCAGCTCTTCTTTATTCGCTTTGCGGAATCTAAGCTTTGACCACTTGACTGAGTACTTAGGTGCTACAATGTCGATCGTCGAGGCGTCAACTTTACTTACTTCATAAAGTTCATTAACTTTTACATAGTCATTCTCTCCTGCCTTAACACAAATAACCCACTCGCCCGGCCGAAAATCTCCGTCCGACATAGCGGCCAAGGCAAGAAAGAGTTCGGGGTTGTAATGGTCGATGAAATATTGATCGCGCCTTACAAACTGTTCTTCGACAAACCCAGTTTTATTATTGTACTTCCCGAAGTGAGTAACTAATACGTGCTCGGATTCAAAA harbors:
- a CDS encoding dATP/dGTP diphosphohydrolase domain-containing protein produces the protein MKRKFITPVSMRCRIDQYQSDIRRSLLSMGIEPWNGIDYVFESEHVLVTHFGKYNNKTGFVEEQFVRRDQYFIDHYNPELFLALAAMSDGDFRPGEWVICVKAGENDYVKVNELYEVSKVDASTIDIVAPKYSVKWSKLRFRKANKEELINHFTKQSDFQFGPENPNHPGFKSMLCEIEKPENQGIRLNSDKPQWSLVDFASLEDMVKVLQYGAGRYGKENWRKGFPTTQICESLLRHTFAYLSGEDNDQETGLPHFAHIQCNALFLAHTQRNKPELDTRETKQIEAA